A stretch of DNA from Sander lucioperca isolate FBNREF2018 chromosome 8, SLUC_FBN_1.2, whole genome shotgun sequence:
agctgaaataatTAGACCATAAAACaattttgatcgtttccagtttctaaaatgtgatttctttacattgaatacttttacttgtaatactttaagtacattttcctgatgatacttacataattttacttttcaatgcaggacttttacttgtaacagagtatttttaccgtgtggtatcagtacttttacttaagtaaaggatctgaatacttcttccattaCTGGAAATCAGTGTGACCTGACTGTTTCTCCTGCAGGAAGGGGACAGCAGAGGAGCTTCCTTTTCCAGGTGGTTCTGTAGACTTGCTCACAGCAGCGTCAGCAGCCCACTGGTTTGATCAGACAAGGTTCCTGGCTGAGGCAAATCGGGTTTTAAAACCCCGGGGTTGCATGGCTCTGCTGGGCTTCAGTGACTCTAACACCAGACTTACCTACCAGGACTGTGGAGAAAGACTCAATCACGTGTATGAAGATGTGGGTGTCTCTAGTTTCATCAGTTTGATCAGCAATGCAAAGCTTTTGTGAATAGCTGTATCACTAATGCAATGATTCTCACTCCCAtggcgtaaaatacggacacttggtcaggtgcctttggcattgttattaacgctaaaagtctcctttagcgccatATCTAAACGTGCTTTATCTAAATGCGCTCggttgggactattggcgtcacttttgacgcagttaggttaaggaaaaggttgtgggtgggcttacgtttccatgacacacgggaagaacgggacggttgggtttaggaaaagatgaacgggacggttgggtttaggaaaagaagaacgggacggttgggtttaggaaaagatgaacgggacggttgggtttaggaaaagaagaacgggacggttgggtttaggaaaagaagaacgggacggttgggtttaggaaaagatgaacgggacggttgggtttaggaaaagaagaacagggccggttgggtttaggaaaagaagaacgggacggttgggtttaggaaaagaacgggacggttgggtttaggaaaagaacgggacggttgggtttaggaaaagaagaacgggacggttgggtttaggaaaagaagaacgggacggttgggtttaggaaaagaagaacgggacggttgggtttaggaaaagacgaacgggacggttgggtttaggaaaagaagaacgggacggttgggtttaggaaaagacgaacgggacggttgggtttaggaaaagaagaacgggacggttgggtttaggaaaagacgaacgggacggttgggtttaggaaaagaagaatgggatggttgggtttagtaaattaagaaagcgacggttgggtttaggaaaagatgaacgggacggttgggtttaggaaaagaagaacgggactgttgggtttaggaaaagatgaacgggacggttgggtttaggaaaagaagaacgggacggttgggtttaggaaaagacgaacggcacggttgggtttaggaaaagaagaacgggacggttgggtttaggaaaagacgaacgggacggttgggtttaggaaaagaagaatgggatgGCTGGGTTTAGTAAAttaagaaagcgacggttgggtttaggaaacgtgacacgcgggacacaatcccaggtctcctgggtgaaagtcctgtgttgtttgacccatccaccaccccaaccaacctccctatgcagactttcggcctttcatactactcgctaccatagttgctcttagtgctacgtcatcttcaaaccctgtgtagctgctgctctccccggtgcgttctacaaacacgctgaagggcgctttttccGTCACTTCAGACGCttacagccactgtccaaacgtccgtattttacgagttcggagtgagaacaggttgctGTTAACATAGAGCTAATAGAGTACTATGTGCACTATGCTAGATTTGTGTTGGCCACATAAATATAATTACCTTTATAGGGTTTAAAGTTAaacattttggggaaaaaacTCAATTTCTGAGTGTGTCAAGTACATCGCTATTCTCAGGATGTGGTCATCTTAACAACATTTCTATACATTCACTTCCAGGTGAGGCAGGTGCTGATGCCTTACACTAACAATCAAGTAGCTGTATCTGAGAGTAAACTGAAGGAGCTCTACTCAGCCATCCCGTTTCCCGACAAGGACAGGTATTTACCATACACACCTACAATAAACACACCTCTGTGATAGCTAAATACAATACCATTGTCTGCTGTCCCTACGAAGACAGATAGAGGATTAAATTGTTACACCTTTGTTTGGCTAAGATAACACACAGAGCGCTCAGAGCTGAAATCACGTTCTATCCTTGTTCCATAAAACAGAAACGCAGTTATTATTGCTGTCTTGAATCTATAAATGCACAGTTAAATGATGGGAAtgaaagtgtgttttattatgcCACTGTATTATTTAATTGTCGTTATATATAATAAGTCAATAAAATGGTACAACAGGATTGAACGTATTCGGGTGAACTCGACACTCTCGGTGAGGAACCTGGTGGGTTTCATTGAGTCCTGGTCCATGTTCCAAGATTACAAGAAGAAAGATCCCCAGGCTGCTGAAGACCTGCTGCTTAATACTCAGAAGAGGTCatctatccacacacacacacacacacacacacacacacacacacacacacacacacacacacgtctgttATTATAACCATCCATTTTGTAAATATTAACTGTCTGAATGTTTTACTTTGAGCACTGAGCAGAATAATCAATCCGTGCACTGCTTCACAGGTTTCTGGAGGAGATGGGAGTCACGTCTCCTGACACTGAAATAGAGCATGAACTGGAATATTTCTGTGTCCTGGCATCAAAACCACAATAATCAACAATGTGGCATTGGGGTGTGTGTTTTGagagagggtttttttttttttagtcttaGATGACCTTAAATACTTGTATTCTTTATTCTTACTAGAACTCTTTGATTTCCTTGCAATTGTCTTGTGTAATGCAGGTGCATAATTAAGCTGACGAAGGCCTTTCTGCCAGACTTACAACATAATCATTAACACACCTTTTGGTCGTACAGAAGAGTGTTCAGGCCAGTTTAGATGATCTGTATTCTAGTGGTATGTTGAGATATCTGTCAATAGAGCATCTACTGTATTTTGCGTCACTTGTCTTTCATTTTGCAGTGAAACTACCTCTCAAACGGTTTCCCAATAGAACAGCTGATCCCTTACAGCCTTAAATGCACACTGAGAGGTTACATAACTGGGCATTCTTTTGAAATATACCTACCACTGTTGTTTCACAGTATGGGTGCTTAGATGCTTTGCTTTAAAGCGTTCAAAGTCTTTTGAAGTTTTTAGCCAAGCTCTTGAAAACATGGCATAGTGTGTGGCCCATTAtgcttctctgttctttctcagTAGGTAAAAGGCAAACAGAATGTACAGTAGATAACAATAACAAATAATGAGAAATAGATTGTGAATTTTCTGACTTTTACCTATTGGTTTTGCAATAAAATCTTTTAAGAGTTGTATTAAAGTAAAACGGCAAGACTCTTACTGATTATCAGCATTACTGGTTAGAACTAGATTATTATCCAGTTTAAAAATCAGCATAAAACCTGCACGAACCCTTTGTTGATAATGTGACATCACATCCTCACACATAGGGGGTGAGTTATGCAAAAGTTGTATTCAATGTAATCAACTAGCAATAAAACTTAGCCTTCAATCCATTGAACTTAAGGGTTTTGCAGCCTTACTTTGTCTGGTATGACAAAGAGATCATGGCTAATATTAGCTATTATTAGATAACTTTAAATGGGCATTGCTATATAAGTGACATTATTGAGTCATTTGGCCAACTTTAAGAATATTTTCTTCTCTTAGCATGTCACAGGCAAACATTTCAATGTTTGTTTCACAAAGGTAAAACTAAGAATCAAAAACAGCGTACCTTATCGGGAGATAAGGATGTTTCCTATTTGTGGTCCCATTCCACTTGATTTGAGCCAGATTGCCTAATGATGATGTCTTTAAAGAAACTGACAAAAGAATATTGGAAAATGAAGGGAAAATTAACGTGCCTTTATCTTGCAATTGCCTCTTTTTGCTGCTGTTTAGCAAAAGTTACATCTCACCTTAAATAGGTTTACTTGCAATATAGGAAACATTTTGATATCTTGACTTCCTGGAAAAACTAAAACTTGTGATATTTGTtgtgtaaataaaaagaaaaactagcATTGTCAATGGATGAAATAGCAAAACTAACTTTACAGCAATGTTGTATAACGTGCTCAATATTTGGGCAGAAAGGACATATCTTCGAGCGGGCAGTGGATGTTGGTTGCGGCTCAGGACAGGGAACAGTCGTGCTGCTGGCCAAACACTTtgcctcggtgggagggacagATGTGTCACAGAATGAGCAGGAGTCAGACTGGTGGTAAGTGAAACGAGTTTTATTCACAAAATCCAACTGGAGGAAAGGTGAGCTGGTCAAACACAACATAGAACTTAGCTAAGATAATAGGAGTCTTAGGATTGCAGCAGACGGCAGGAGGATGATGGCAGGTAGGATTCTCGGATAGGCAAAGGGTAAGTAGCAGGAGAGCGTCTTGGCGTCTTGCATCGATGTGTAGCGATGAGACCAAACAAAGCGTGAATGAGCATGTGCCGAATATAAAGATGGTGGACTAATGAGGTGCAGGTGGCGAACTGATGAGTGGCCTGATGAAGTGCAGGTGTGAGTGATCAGTATTGAGGAGATAGTGAACGGATGAGAGGAGTGAGTGATGGGGAATGTGAACGAGTGGGAGGAGTGAGTGCTGGTGAAGGTGGGACCCTGACAAGATGTTAGTCCTGCCCAGGTGGAAGTGGCGTTGGAGCATGCTAAAGAGCCACACATCTCATATAGGTAGCTAAGCATGAACCAGCCAGGAGTCCCAATTACTCTTTAGTTTTAACTCAAGTCTGTAAACAAAGATTTTACAGAGGAAACGTataatacatgaatacattcgGAAAGCAACTTGTGTCCTATGATTTTTTGCTGTCATAACCGTTTCATTTATTTCCTATAAATCCTTCACAATATAAGTCCCccgttattttattatttaaaagctTTTATTATGGAGCAGCAACATCCGGaaatgggtaacactttacttgacagTAGACTTTCATTCTACATACTAAATACTATCTAAtcccagtgttgccaactcttttccaatgaaagtcgctagcaccagctccaaaagtcgttaaaagtcgctagatgacgtcatacgctcatttgcatatttttgatGTCATTAtgcaatcatttgtataaagcttagtggttgtgtcagcaaggtagatagaaagaaatagaactctttagccaaataatcacaaattcaatgcaggaatttattttaccttataattattacttaggtagcctatctttgaagtaaaaaaaaaatgaaattttacaaagggagggaaaaagatcgataaagaattctcaaagaaggctggcttgcccaaggccaggccagctcagcggcgtctttctcccgtcgcatcccgctgtctctcctacctacaccagcccccgcacaccctgtccccctccccttctaactacctgcacactgtgcgcagtgctgctgcacatgaggagagaggtgagaggctgctccgctgctcctcaagtcacagaacagaagactgttttggcagctacaggagagaaatacgTTGCGTGTTCGCTGGACAATACTGAcaacttttctacagaaagtcgccagatttgtcgctagtcgcttttttgaaaaaaagtcgctaagggggtctgaaaagtcgctaaatctagcgacaaagtcgctaagttggcaacactgtctAATACTGGCTATGCCTTGTTGTAAATAGAGCAAAAGAGAGCTGTGTTTGAATCCACTGTCGTCACGGAGTTAAAAGCAGCAAAATGGTGAGTCACTCCTAGCATTAGCTAGGCCTTGAGTTCGCTAGCATCCATGCTAATCGGTGCTAATAGCACAAAGCTAACGGGTTAACTAAGGTGCTGCATTCATATGCTAATAGGCTAATTTGCCTCAAAAGGCTAGCGGACTACTGCATATTGTCTGTGAAAAGGCTAATGATTCTATCTACTGGTTATGGAAAGTAATGTTGCTTTTCAACACTATTGCTAGCTGTGGGTTTTTTGTTGAATGAATATTAGTACAAATTGTGAGTTTAAGGTCCAGTCCACAGTGGGATATTGAATCACATCGACTCTTCTTACTTTCAACAAAGATTTTTACATCACGTGATAATGTCTTAGGAAGGTAATTTCGTGTGCGATGACATGTCTTATCCTTCATGATATCTTAATGACAAATCAGAATAGtaccactttacttgaggtcaaaGAATGTATTTGTTACACTGTCATAATGGTGTCATGATAGCCAGTCTTATCCTTCATGATATCTTAATGACAAATCAAAATGGtaccactttacttgaggtcaaaATATTTATTAGTTACACTGTCATAATAGTGTCATGAAAGCAAGTCTTATCCATGATATcttaatgacaaataaaaatggtaCCACTTGAGGTCTAAGAATCTATCCATTACACTGTCATAATAGTGTCACGACAGCCAGTTTTGTGAAATTTCCTGTCACACATCTATCTGACCAAGTGCTGGAATTGGTCTCTAACCTTGCACATCTAATTATAATAATCATTATGGCAACATGTCATGAATACAAAAAGAGGTGGATTTTCttttatgtcaagttgtcatgacaaagacatcctctggtaatgtcatcctggtgtcataatcaagacaaatttaatgtcaacttgtcatgaccaagacaacttctggtaatgtcactttgattaatgtcaagttgtcataatcaagacaacccaaacaatgtcaacttgtcatgaccaaaaCCGAAtaacacttaatgacagaagttataaacgtttatgacttgtttataaggtttatgacacattcatgacagtgtcatgtcatagttatgactgtcatgtcacgattatgtcggtactgtcaagtaaagtgttacccggAAATGTTTGAATTCTTGAACAAGTGAACACAGGTGAGTATATATACACGGGGGAGGGGAAGACAACTAGACACAGGTGAATAACATTAGGGCGGAGACAGgtaatcaaaaaaggcgggaaacaaacaaaggcaTGAAGACAAGTGAAGTGAATGAAGACAAACAGTGGATTTcataataaaacaggaagtccatgaaaacaaacagaaaacatgaaaccaactaaaacagaaacttgacacaagGACAAAACCATGACAATGTTGGGTTTTCATCAGCAGTAACTTTACACGAAACATAGCAGATATAACGTACTGAGAGCGGAACACACTGAGATGGGTGAGTTACCCATGTGCCCcatcttaaagcaacactagagaacttttcccgcttcagtccccctacaggttggaagtggaattgtccattacattacattatgcaagtttgccagatcgggtagcggatctgtagttcgaatgagacataatgagacattacgACAGTGGTGAtcaggggcggattggccatcgGGAATACCGGGAACAATCACGAATGGCCGGTCCATTTCAGGCCAAACCGGCCAGTGGtcaatacgttttttttttctttcatacgCGACCGGCCTGGCCGTCCGTTCAGCTGCAGTGGagcgctgtgtctgtgtgtgtgtgtttcagaccgGGCCAAACCAATACTTTCAGTCTTGAGGGGGGATACGAGCGGCCCCTCCTAACTTGGACtgatcctcgtttttcctgacATCCGATTGGCTCAAACTTAAGCCGAAAAAAGAGTTTACTTTCAGTCAGGTTTGGATTTGTATGAATGCAACAGAGACAGACGTTAAAAAatggtgaaaagaaggaaagaagagaaagaaatgggTGGGGCCgaaaaaataagaatgaaaaagaaaaaaatgttggcaCAAGAGGCAGCTAAATGCGCCAAATTAACAGATCTTTTCCGTGAAAAGGGTGCTGTGGCAGGAGGTAGTTACAGATGAGGAAGGAGGACCCAGCAGCATGGACAGGACAGGTGCACGATTAGTGATTTACACtgaaattatttatatttgcatttaaatataggcatatatattatataagggataatgtagagcgaggcggTTTGCTATAAAAACGATTGTATTAGAATTAAAGTACGGCCATGGTGGtgatggacaattccgcttccaacctgtagggggaccgaggCGGTAAACGTtatttagtgttgctttaatgttagCATGAGCAACCttgttaaagcccatgttgcagggtttattttctaatgaatttgtgcaatttgcttgttggtaataaacatttaaactgttacccaacaacatcaaatacaatggatatcacaaaacggaataaaatacgaaaaagtactactattttacagcggtttgcaatgattctcttttcccccacaatgcattgcactacgtcacgttggggagacgacagacgaaagccccgtctctgttcactgtctatggtctcggtctctgccactggtgttgcaaaatatggcttttggtctcaaccgagtccatgtgtctttattatgtgtataataatattggagggaaagtgaaacacagcttggacggggatgctgttcggcttttcacaagtttagacagctagctacaccgacgtttgctaacgttagcgcaacagcgttagcctagactgctagctaggtaaatattacgactgcattcggagtttcctatatctgcgtccacgttgtcaacataagacatgttgcgttagtgctccttttgtaccatcattttattgaatgaaatgttaagctttgctcctacgagatgggtgggtttttgttagctacatacaaagctaactggctatagttagcctgtatgctagcggaattagctaacgttgcataaccagccagcaacttcggcaatcagcagtagtttcggtaggctaaccacgacagtattgtcgcccacaatcaacctctgctgctaaaagcagtcaatctgcagtgatgtttgaaatagagacgcttgtggatgtgttagctgtcgtggttagctcgccggaactactgccaaagctgctggctggctacgcaacattagctaattccgctagcacaggctaactatagccagttaactttgtgtgtaacgtagctaacaaaaacccacccatctcgtaggagcgaagcttaacatttcattcaatacaattatggtacaaaaggagcactaacgccacatgtcttatgttgacaacgtggacgcagatataggaaacaacgaaggcagtcgtaatatttacctagccgtctaggctaacgctgttgcgctaacatTAGCAAAACGTCgacgtagctttagctagctgtctaaacttgtgaaaagccgaacagcatccccatccaagtaataaataaacactaggaaaatatgttgttactggagctagtaggctaccatcaaaacgtgagatatctaatcgaaaatgtgtttacaacgtcgggggatttcacaggtgggactgactggcaagttagcccatagctaacatgatgccttctatttctagatctagctagattaccagtacttatcGAACTAACGAcactgtcactaaatataaagaaaacattgactt
This window harbors:
- the zgc:162396 gene encoding putative methyltransferase DDB_G0268948 encodes the protein MTYRLFEGKDHASIYQRYRFTPPDEVKNIILQYLDKKKGQPHVLAVDLGCGTGQNSRLLAPHFQEVVGIDISEFQLEEARAVPGYPNITYRKGTAEELPFPGGSVDLLTAASAAHWFDQTRFLAEANRVLKPRGCMALLGFSDSNTRLTYQDCGERLNHVYEDVRQVLMPYTNNQVAVSESKLKELYSAIPFPDKDRIERIRVNSTLSVRNLVGFIESWSMFQDYKKKDPQAAEDLLLNTQKRFLEEMGVTSPDTEIEHELEYFCVLASKPQ